The DNA segment AGGTTCCCTTGCGGTTACCTGCTGATTGCCCAATCCATCGGATTTTCACTGCCCAGTATCGGACGAGTACCTAAGGCTCTAAGGGTGTTCCAGCATATAGCGGCGTTCATCCAACACATTTCTGCGCTGGCGCTCCATTTTTTTGTTTGTAGAAGTCCGATGCTCTAACCAGCTGAGCTACAGGGGCATTTGATCACACTAACAGCAACACCACTTTTTGGGGGAAGTTTTACCTTGCTGACAACATGTTCACGCCGTCAACCTCTTTTGTTCTCCTGCCACGTACCCACGAGTGCATAGATAACCGGTGCTCTACCAACTGAGCTAGAGGCCCCTGCCCGACAAATCTACCGGGCTTTTTCGGGTCGCGCGGCGACTGGCATAGTCTGGACTGTGATGACCGACGAGTTCCACAAGCCGACCCAGTTCTCGGGCGCGAAGTTCGAGAGCATGATGGGCGGCGACGACCCAGCCCAGATCAGCCGTGTCGCCCACGAGACGGCGCACGCGCTGCTGGCCCGTGTGCGGTTCAGCTCCGACCCCGGGGTCGTCGAGCGGCTGGTCGCGTACACCGACGACCACGGCATCGACGCGGTCGCCGAACTCTGGTCACGCGCGAGCGCGAGGTCGCTCCCAGGGGCTCTGTGGCGCATCTACCTCATGCGATCGCTCATCCGGCAGGATGCCCAAGGCACGAGCTTCTTCTACCAGCGCGGCACCGAGATGGCCGCGACAATCGACCCCGTGGTCGCTGGCGCGACGAGCCCCACGGGGCCGGCCGAGATCATCCAGCTCGCGGACGAGATCCTGCGGGGGGTATTCGAGGGCGACTTCGGCATCGCACTGGACCGCGCGGCCGCGTTCTGCCGCGTCACGTCGACCGGAGCCGCGAGCGTCGCGGACGACGTGGACGTCGCGGATCCCGCGCGCGCGACGGAGCTCACGACCAAGGCACTTCGTCTCTCGCACACCGCAAGCGAGTTCAGCGCCTGTGCTCGCTCGTGGCGTAGCGGCAAACTGGATTGACCCAGCCGGCTGTGCTTAGACTGGTAACTGGCCTTCGGGCCATGGCCGGACCGCAGTAACCCCGGGCTCCAATATTCGCCGCCTAGAGCGGCCGCACGCCGAGAGGCGTTCTGCGGTTCGGCCACATCTCGCCTTCCTTGTGCTCGTCACCGATCGGGGCCGCCGACCAATCGGATCCGTCGTCCGTGTCGAACAAAGAAGTATGACAATCGAGTGTGGTGCACCCGTGGCGCACGCGATGGTGGGGAATGTTTGGCATGCTTAGACTCGTGCCCAGCTTCAGAGAACCCAGTGAGGACTTCGCGTCCGACGTTGAGAGCGTCTCGAAAGAGGAGCTCCTGCGTCGAATCGCAGAGGGCGATCAGCAGGCGTTCAGTCGGCTGTATGACGACGTCGCCCCCCGAGTTCTCGGACTCATCCGTCGTCTGCTCATTGATCATGCGCAGTCCGAAGAAGTAGCCCAGGAAGTCTTCCTGGAGATTTGGCAGACCGCCTCTCGTTTCGACGAGAAAAAGGGTGGCGCGTCAACGTGGATCCTGACTATGGCGCACAGGCGTGCCGTCGACAGGATCCGATCGTCGCAGTCCTCCCGGGACCGCGACACCAAGGTCGGAATCCGGGACTTTGCCCCGGAGTACGATCATGTTTCAGAAACAGTTGAAGTCACCATCGAGCACGAGAGAGTGAAGGGGGCCATGGAGCGATTGACAGCATTGCAGCGCCAAGCCGTCTGCCTCGCGTATTACGGCGGTTACAGCCACAGCGAGGTCGCGGCGCTCCTCAAGGTGCCCATCGGCACGGTGAAGACCCGCCTTCGTGACGGCATGATCAGACTTCGCGACGAACTGGGAGTCGCATCGTGACCGAACGCGATGAACTACACCTCCTCACCGGAGCGTATGCACTCAACGCCCTCGACGAATCCGAGCGGGCCGCCGTCGACGGCTACCTCGCCGAATCAGAAGAAGCCCGAACGGAGGTGACCGAATTGTCTGACACCGCAGTGATGCTGGGACTCGCGTCCCCCCCGGTAACTCCATCACCCGAGTTCAAGGCCAACCTCATGGCGCTGATTTCGACCACCCCGCAGCTCGGGTCCGGGCGGGCACCGCACGCGGAGGCACCGCACGCGGAGGCACCGCATGCGGAGACGGATGCCGCTGTCACGCCGCTTGTCGCCGTCGCCCTGCTTCCGACCGCCGAGGCCGACGCCGTCCCCACGAGCGAGGACCAGGCCAGCATTCGCGAAATCGCCGCAGGCACCACGCGCAGCGCCGAAGCACGCGCACAGGCCCGCTGGTACCGCAGGCCGATGACGATGCTCCTGGCTGCCGCGGCGGCCGTCGCGCTCTTCGCCGGCGGCGCCGTCGTCGGGCAGCAGTTCACCGACGCGAACTACCAGAACGCGATGGCGCAGGCCGCGAGCCTCGCGGAGCTGACCGCCGCGCCCGACGTCGAACGCTCCGAGTCGTCGGTGAGCGGCGGCGGAACGGCGACCCTCGTTTGGTCCGAGTCGCTCCAGCGTTCGGCGATGATGTTCGACTCGCTCCCCGAGCTCACCGGGGACCTCGTGTACCAGCTCTGGTACATCGGCGATGCCGGCGCCGTCAGCGCAGGTACCTTCAGTGCCTCGTCAGAACAGGAATGGCGCATTCTCGAGGGATCGATCGGCGAGGCGAGCGCCGTTGGCATGAGTGTGGAGCCGCAGGGCGGCTCCGCGCAGCCGACGACGACCCCGATCGTTGTGATCGAAGACGCCTGACCCGCAACACAGCAATGCCCCCGGTCCCATGAGGTCGCGGGGGCATTCGTCTGCCGGGACCTACCCGAACTTGCCCGAGACGTAGTCCTCTGTCGCCTGGATGCTCGGCTTGGAGAAGATCGTCGTGGTGTCGTCGTACTCGATGAGCTTGCCGGGCTGACCGGTGCCGGCGATCGTGAAGAACGCAGTGCGGTCGGAGACACGGCTCGCCTGCTGCATATTGTGGGTCACGATCACGATCGTGAAGTCCTTCTTGAGCTCCTCGATGAGGTCCTCGATCGCGAGGGTCGAGATCGGGTCGAGGGCGGAGCACGGCTCGTCCATGAGGATGACCTCGGGCGAGACCGCCATGGCGCGCGCGATGCACAGGCGCTGCTGCTGGCCGCCGGAAAGGCCGGAGCCGGGCTTGTCGAGGCGGTCCTTGACCTCGTTCCAGAGGTTCGCCCCACGCAGCGACTCCTCGACGAGGCCGTCGCTGTCGGACTTTGACATCCGGCGGTTGTTGAGCTTGACACCGGCGAGTACGTTCTCGCGGATCGACATCGTCGGGAACGGGTTCGGGCGCTGGAAGACCATTCCAACCTGGCGGCGCACGAGCACAGGGTCGACGCCGGGGCCGTAGAGGTTGTTGCCGTCGATCATGACCTCACCCTCGACATACGCGCCGGGGATCACCTCGTGCATGCGGTTGAGCGTGCGCAGGAACGTGGTCTTGCCGCACCCGCTCGGGCCGATGAACGCCGTGACCGTTCGCGGCTCGATCGTCAGAGTCACGTCTTCCACGGCCTTGAACTTGCCGTAGTAGACGTTGAGGTCGTTCACTTCAATGCGCTTTGACACAGGTTTGTTTCCTTTGGGTCTGACGGGTGCAGCGTTAGCGGCCGAGCTTGGGCGAGAAGAACTTCGCGATGAGCCGGGCGATGAGGTTGAGTGCCATGACGATGAGCACGAGGGTGAGGGCGGCGGCCCAGGCCCGGTCGAGATAGGCCTGCACGTCGGTTCCCGGCGTCGCGTACTGGGTGTACACGAACACGGGCAGGGTCATGATGCGGTTGTTGAACAGGTCGTAATTCATGCTCGAGGTGAAGCCGGCGATGAGGAGCAGTGGCGCCGTCTCCCCTATCACCCTGGCGATCGCGAGCGTGACGCCCGTCGTGATCCCCGCGATCGAGGTGGGAATGACGACCTTGAGAATGGTCAGCCACTTCGGAACGCCGAGCGCGTAGGCCGCCTCGCGCAGCTCGTTCGGCACGATCTTCAGCATCTCCTCTGACGAACGCACGACCACGGGGGTCATCAGGAGCGACAGGGCGACTGCGCCGCCGAATCCGAACCGGATACCCGGATCACCGGTGATCAGGGAGAAGAAGGCGAACGCGAACAGGCCGGCAACGATCGACGGGATGCCGGTCATTACGTCAACGAAGAAGGTGATCGCCCGCGCGAGGGCCCCGTGCCCATACTCGACGAGGTAGATGGCGGTCAGAAGCCCCACCGGCACCGAGATGAGCGTTGCTGTGCCGGTGATCAGGAGCGTGCCTACGATTGCGTGCAGGGCGCCGCCGCCTTCGCCGACGACGTTGC comes from the Marisediminicola antarctica genome and includes:
- a CDS encoding DNA-directed RNA polymerase subunit beta gives rise to the protein MTDEFHKPTQFSGAKFESMMGGDDPAQISRVAHETAHALLARVRFSSDPGVVERLVAYTDDHGIDAVAELWSRASARSLPGALWRIYLMRSLIRQDAQGTSFFYQRGTEMAATIDPVVAGATSPTGPAEIIQLADEILRGVFEGDFGIALDRAAAFCRVTSTGAASVADDVDVADPARATELTTKALRLSHTASEFSACARSWRSGKLD
- a CDS encoding anti-sigma factor, with protein sequence MTERDELHLLTGAYALNALDESERAAVDGYLAESEEARTEVTELSDTAVMLGLASPPVTPSPEFKANLMALISTTPQLGSGRAPHAEAPHAEAPHAETDAAVTPLVAVALLPTAEADAVPTSEDQASIREIAAGTTRSAEARAQARWYRRPMTMLLAAAAAVALFAGGAVVGQQFTDANYQNAMAQAASLAELTAAPDVERSESSVSGGGTATLVWSESLQRSAMMFDSLPELTGDLVYQLWYIGDAGAVSAGTFSASSEQEWRILEGSIGEASAVGMSVEPQGGSAQPTTTPIVVIEDA
- a CDS encoding sigma-70 family RNA polymerase sigma factor — encoded protein: MLRLVPSFREPSEDFASDVESVSKEELLRRIAEGDQQAFSRLYDDVAPRVLGLIRRLLIDHAQSEEVAQEVFLEIWQTASRFDEKKGGASTWILTMAHRRAVDRIRSSQSSRDRDTKVGIRDFAPEYDHVSETVEVTIEHERVKGAMERLTALQRQAVCLAYYGGYSHSEVAALLKVPIGTVKTRLRDGMIRLRDELGVAS
- the pstB gene encoding phosphate ABC transporter ATP-binding protein PstB — encoded protein: MSKRIEVNDLNVYYGKFKAVEDVTLTIEPRTVTAFIGPSGCGKTTFLRTLNRMHEVIPGAYVEGEVMIDGNNLYGPGVDPVLVRRQVGMVFQRPNPFPTMSIRENVLAGVKLNNRRMSKSDSDGLVEESLRGANLWNEVKDRLDKPGSGLSGGQQQRLCIARAMAVSPEVILMDEPCSALDPISTLAIEDLIEELKKDFTIVIVTHNMQQASRVSDRTAFFTIAGTGQPGKLIEYDDTTTIFSKPSIQATEDYVSGKFG
- the pstA gene encoding phosphate ABC transporter permease PstA; translation: MTTTLAPATTGITNTLTASRLPKWATWAILGGSLAVAAGVFAIVQLSTGGDFSIVGAVFFGTVLFNIMLFALSYLVEGGRQARNRLVTSLVVTAFLIALIPLLSLVWTVLGNGIARFDPAFFSQSMRNVVGEGGGALHAIVGTLLITGTATLISVPVGLLTAIYLVEYGHGALARAITFFVDVMTGIPSIVAGLFAFAFFSLITGDPGIRFGFGGAVALSLLMTPVVVRSSEEMLKIVPNELREAAYALGVPKWLTILKVVIPTSIAGITTGVTLAIARVIGETAPLLLIAGFTSSMNYDLFNNRIMTLPVFVYTQYATPGTDVQAYLDRAWAAALTLVLIVMALNLIARLIAKFFSPKLGR